One stretch of Sardina pilchardus chromosome 17, fSarPil1.1, whole genome shotgun sequence DNA includes these proteins:
- the nudt5 gene encoding ADP-sugar pyrophosphatase, whose protein sequence is MSCPKTEPHVVKEEVLATGKWVKLERTTYVDPAGKTRTWETAKRTTRPSNTDADGVGIIAILKRTLHKDCVVMVKQFRPPMGCHTLEFPAGLIDNDETAEIAALRELKEETGYKGEVVGVTPVTCLDPGLSNCTTQIVMVNINGDDVENLNPTQQLGKTTFLESLSLSLSLSLSLSLSLSLSLSLFFSLSFFHSLSLSHL, encoded by the exons ATGAGTTGCCCCAAAACGGAACCGCACGTAGTCAAGGAGGAG GTGCTAGCAACTGGAAAATGGGTGAAGCTTGAACGAACTACGTATGTGGATCCTGCTGGCAAAACCAG GACATGGGAGACTGCAAAGAGAACAACAAGACCCTCCAACACAGATGCAGATG GTGTTGGAATCATTGCCATTCTGAAAAGAACCCTCCACAAAGActgtgttgtcatggtgaaaCAATTTCGTCCACCAATGGGATGTCATACACTTGAGTTTCCTGCAG GTCTCATAGATAATGACGAAACTGCAGAGATCGCTGCTTTGagggagctgaaggaggagacTGGTTACAAGGGGGAAGTGGTGGGAGTCACTCCAG TCACATGTTTGGACCCTGGGCTTTCCAATTGCACCACTCAGATCGTCATGGTGAACATCAATGGGGATGATGTGGAAAACCTCAACCCTACCCAACAATTAGGTAAGACTACATTcttagagtctctctctctctctctctctctctctctctctctctctctctctctctctctctctctctctctctttttctctctctctttctttcactctctatccctctctcacctgTGA